A single region of the Vicia villosa cultivar HV-30 ecotype Madison, WI linkage group LG4, Vvil1.0, whole genome shotgun sequence genome encodes:
- the LOC131594134 gene encoding uncharacterized protein LOC131594134: MKVSSFCALLLLVVTAFTFFSFSGSITGPSWFPDLVGKKCVDEPTAIAGSRKLKENANRIKSNEKGDTGDRVRLEDYNPIDPIPGGAKNVNPGPIEHGTPLMPFIPISPPPVGESNPGPGDYN, translated from the exons ATGAAGGTTTCTAGCTTTTGTGCTTTGCTCTTGTTGGTTGTTACTGCTTTTACCTTCTTTAGCTTCTCAGGTTCCATCACAGGTCCTTCTTGGTTTCCAG ATTTGGTTGGTAAAAAATGTGTTGATGAACCAACAGCAATTGCAGGAAGTAGGAAACTGAAG GAAAATGCCAATAGGATTAAGAGCAATGAAAAAGGCGATACCGGAGATCGCGTAAGACTCGAAGATTACAATCCAATTGATCCAATACCAGGTGGAGCAAAGAATGTTAATCCAGGACCAATTGAACATGGAACTCCTCTTATGCCATTCATACCAATATCTCCACCTCCTGTTGGTGAATCTAACCCTGGTCCTGGAGATTATAATTAG